A portion of the Halobacillus ihumii genome contains these proteins:
- a CDS encoding putative holin-like toxin, producing MSVYEALMVAIAFSTLNVSLIALVVAISRKRK from the coding sequence ATGAGCGTCTATGAAGCATTGATGGTTGCTATAGCTTTTAGCACCTTAAATGTATCATTGATTGCCTTAGTTGTGGCGATTTCACGCAAAAGAAAATAG
- a CDS encoding NUDIX hydrolase, which translates to MTKEQPWKVMESENVKVSKFTVKKEQVQLSNEDEMEFSYVSFPHGVCVLALTEDNQVIMLKQYRHAVRQWELELPGGAIDDNDSPLTTAKRELLEETGYQADQWINLGFVHPSAGSTSEAIHLFAAKGVYKAGEQTLEPSEEIEMQLVGMDELYELIGSGDFRHGAGLAAVLRYQCLED; encoded by the coding sequence ATGACGAAAGAACAGCCATGGAAGGTTATGGAATCAGAGAATGTTAAAGTTAGCAAATTCACTGTAAAAAAAGAGCAAGTCCAACTCTCCAATGAGGATGAGATGGAATTTTCCTATGTAAGTTTTCCGCACGGTGTTTGTGTGTTGGCCCTGACAGAGGATAATCAAGTGATCATGCTCAAACAATACCGTCATGCGGTGAGGCAGTGGGAGTTAGAGCTGCCGGGGGGTGCGATTGACGATAACGATTCACCGCTTACCACGGCCAAGCGTGAGTTGCTGGAGGAAACGGGCTATCAGGCGGATCAATGGATCAACCTCGGATTTGTTCACCCTTCTGCGGGATCCACTTCTGAAGCGATTCACCTTTTTGCAGCAAAGGGTGTTTATAAGGCTGGAGAACAGACGCTTGAACCGAGTGAAGAGATTGAGATGCAGCTTGTTGGGATGGATGAGTTGTACGAGCTGATTGGCAGTGGTGACTTTAGACATGGGGCGGGGCTTGCTGCGGTTCTGCGGTATCAATGTTTGGAAGATTGA
- a CDS encoding T7SS effector LXG polymorphic toxin, giving the protein MKVLDVSDLQKGGEETIHTLESLRNSVQQVKVSIKAIIDLEDSLRGEGGEAIRVFYKEAHLPFLSYLEQFLSQYEDTIRKMMASLNELEPDAEGLIREDFLEQEVEAGLHKASTVTMEIVQEVNQVVNGVQDIVSLPSVDDSAFLQDIQQARNKKDETVERLHEFDQTESSQLAELKQSLSTMNQYIESISSQFETGDMSIGSYQAGQIQSNADWASINLAVSAKFVPPGEVDEFISEQKRLSPVSLGYEFTSGGVCTREDIMAASAEDVGWFKKTASFVLDFIPIVGNVKAAIETKTGENLITGVEYEGWERAILAASVVGGGAVKVFGKGVKGVSSVAKGAGKSNGVINSTSVKKVKEIDLGAHIIKGKNGKKQLLPNTKYITNGNYTYNTDDLGRIVNVEAPELVLKKADRNKYAQVNVGGKDRLPDDDGGHLVGAQFNGSPDIDNLVPQNSQINRRGGVWYEMETEWANAMKEIPPKKVSVGIEPIYSKKSMRPDSFMVEYEIEGEFPVVREIANKSGG; this is encoded by the coding sequence ATGAAGGTGCTTGATGTTTCGGATCTCCAAAAGGGTGGAGAAGAAACGATACATACGCTGGAAAGCTTGAGGAACTCGGTTCAACAAGTTAAGGTCAGTATAAAGGCGATCATTGATTTGGAAGACTCGCTTCGCGGGGAAGGCGGGGAGGCGATTCGGGTGTTTTACAAGGAAGCGCACCTGCCGTTTTTGAGCTATTTGGAGCAATTCCTTTCGCAATATGAAGATACTATTCGTAAGATGATGGCTTCCTTGAATGAGCTCGAGCCGGATGCTGAAGGTCTGATTCGGGAAGATTTTCTTGAACAGGAAGTGGAAGCGGGATTACATAAAGCAAGTACCGTCACGATGGAGATCGTTCAGGAAGTCAATCAAGTCGTTAACGGCGTTCAGGATATTGTGTCACTGCCGTCTGTTGATGACAGCGCATTTTTGCAGGATATTCAACAGGCGAGGAATAAGAAGGACGAGACGGTGGAGCGGCTGCATGAGTTTGATCAGACGGAGTCGAGCCAGTTGGCGGAGCTGAAGCAAAGCTTATCGACCATGAATCAATACATAGAATCGATATCCTCCCAGTTTGAGACTGGAGATATGAGTATAGGAAGTTATCAGGCAGGTCAGATTCAATCAAATGCGGATTGGGCATCTATCAATCTAGCGGTGAGTGCGAAATTCGTTCCCCCAGGTGAAGTAGATGAGTTTATTTCTGAACAGAAGCGGCTCTCCCCTGTATCATTGGGGTATGAATTCACCTCAGGAGGGGTATGTACAAGAGAAGACATAATGGCGGCTTCAGCAGAAGATGTGGGCTGGTTTAAGAAGACGGCATCCTTCGTTCTTGATTTTATTCCGATTGTTGGGAATGTCAAGGCGGCTATTGAGACGAAGACTGGTGAGAATTTGATTACGGGTGTGGAGTATGAAGGTTGGGAGCGGGCGATTCTTGCTGCCTCTGTTGTTGGCGGGGGAGCTGTTAAGGTATTTGGGAAAGGTGTTAAAGGTGTTAGTAGTGTTGCTAAGGGTGCGGGTAAAAGTAATGGTGTTATAAATAGTACTAGTGTGAAGAAAGTTAAAGAAATTGATTTAGGAGCCCACATAATAAAAGGGAAAAATGGTAAGAAACAATTACTTCCAAACACTAAATATATAACTAATGGTAACTACACATATAATACCGATGACCTTGGTCGTATCGTAAATGTAGAGGCTCCTGAACTAGTATTGAAAAAGGCTGATAGAAATAAATATGCTCAAGTAAATGTAGGAGGAAAAGACAGGTTGCCAGATGATGATGGTGGTCATTTAGTAGGAGCACAATTCAACGGATCACCTGATATTGATAATCTTGTTCCACAAAATAGCCAAATTAATAGGAGGGGCGGAGTTTGGTATGAAATGGAGACCGAGTGGGCTAATGCAATGAAGGAGATTCCGCCCAAAAAAGTGTCAGTAGGCATTGAACCAATTTATTCAAAAAAATCAATGCGACCAGATTCCTTTATGGTTGAATATGAAATTGAAGGAGAATTCCCGGTGGTCCGTGAGATTGCAAATAAATCAGGAGGTTGA
- a CDS encoding immunity protein YezG family protein codes for MSFELELNKLYETIAQQINDMIPIEWSNFSFSGEVKDEEGGVFFFFTPKDDQGQSVFSHYIPKLYAVDKRGYNKDLHELFELTVKLQKVFIENDQEPWFSVTLLVDDTGNLNVHFDYTDWHKSEFGPAARIKYFEYKYVSEEKEKDLGLIERMREFEKSNM; via the coding sequence ATGAGTTTTGAATTAGAATTAAACAAGCTATATGAAACAATAGCCCAACAGATTAATGATATGATTCCAATTGAATGGAGTAATTTTTCTTTTAGTGGTGAAGTTAAGGACGAAGAAGGAGGAGTTTTCTTCTTTTTTACTCCTAAAGATGACCAAGGGCAATCTGTTTTTTCGCATTATATTCCAAAATTATACGCTGTAGATAAGAGGGGATATAATAAAGACCTTCATGAACTATTTGAACTAACTGTTAAACTACAAAAGGTATTTATAGAGAATGACCAGGAACCTTGGTTTTCAGTAACATTATTAGTGGACGATACAGGTAATTTAAATGTGCATTTTGATTATACGGATTGGCATAAAAGTGAATTTGGTCCGGCTGCTAGAATAAAATATTTTGAGTATAAGTATGTAAGTGAAGAGAAAGAAAAGGATCTAGGTTTAATAGAGAGAATGAGAGAGTTCGAAAAAAGCAATATGTGA
- a CDS encoding putative holin-like toxin: MSVYEALMVAIAFSTLNVTLIALIVAIIRIKK, from the coding sequence ATGAGCGTCTATGAAGCATTGATGGTTGCTATAGCCTTTAGCACCCTAAATGTAACATTGATTGCCTTGATAGTGGCGATAATACGCATAAAAAAATAG